The following are encoded together in the Paraburkholderia sp. BL10I2N1 genome:
- a CDS encoding DUF2760 domain-containing protein: MTESNLSFFGRLSLAVGTFFSVLGDRDFAAGVLRLRDGAPVAAPVATPQPAPAAAPAPVAAPVVIREAGPDAALQLLGLLQRDARFIDFIEENIAGYSDADIGAAARLVHDGCRATLREHFTIRPVREEAEGSRVTLAEGFDATAIRLTGNVVGKPPFSGNISHRGWRVEDVRLPTLTKTHDATVLAPAEVEL, encoded by the coding sequence ATGACCGAATCGAATCTGTCTTTTTTCGGCAGACTTTCCCTTGCCGTCGGTACGTTTTTCAGCGTCCTTGGCGACCGCGATTTCGCCGCCGGCGTGCTGCGGCTGCGCGACGGCGCACCGGTCGCGGCACCTGTCGCGACGCCTCAGCCTGCGCCAGCGGCCGCCCCTGCGCCTGTGGCCGCACCCGTCGTCATCAGGGAAGCGGGCCCGGACGCAGCGTTGCAGCTTCTCGGGCTGCTCCAGCGCGATGCGCGCTTCATCGACTTCATCGAAGAGAACATCGCAGGCTATTCTGATGCGGACATCGGCGCCGCTGCGCGGCTCGTGCACGACGGTTGCCGCGCGACGCTGCGCGAGCATTTCACGATTCGACCGGTACGCGAAGAAGCCGAAGGCAGTCGCGTCACGCTCGCCGAAGGCTTCGACGCGACCGCCATCCGTCTGACGGGCAACGTGGTCGGCAAGCCGCCGTTCAGCGGCAACATCAGCCATCGCGGCTGGCGAGTCGAAGACGTGCGTCTGCCGACGCTGACAAAAACGCATGATGCGACCGTGCTCGCTCCGGCCGAGGTGGAACTATGA
- a CDS encoding Hsp70 family protein, with amino-acid sequence MTNARYSIGIDLGTTHCALSYVDLAASDGEKISQAVLPVTQLTAPGALEAPDLLPSFLYLPHASELTPGDLALPWTAERDFAVGEMARSRGAGTPIRLVSSAKSWLCHPGVDRRAAILPSDAPPEVTRVSPLEASVRYLTHLREAWNHAHPDASFSEQEITVTIPASFDPAARELTAEAAQAAGYTQMTLLEEPQAALYSWIQNSTGAWRRQVKVGDIILVVDVGGGTTDLSLIAVIERDGNLELHRVAVGEHILLGGDNMDLALAHVVARKLAAQGTQADPWQLRALTYACRAAKETLLTDRSTDAVPLVVPSRGSKLIGGSIRTELTRAELTQTILDGFFPQVDASARPMSRARAGLTQLGLPYAQDAGITRHLAAFLGRQVAALSELEGLQHLQGEGASFLHPTAVLFNGGVFKSPLLVERILETLNGWLASEAATPARLLEGADLDLAVARGAAYYGYVKRGKGVRIRGGTARAYYVAVESAMPAVPGLEPPVQALCVAPFGMEEGTDAELPAQEFGLVVGEPVHFRFFGSSVRRQDQVGTLLDYWSPDELQELEEIQATLPPEGRTPGEVVAVKLHARVTETGTLELEAVPRESSERWKVEFDVRGSATA; translated from the coding sequence ATGACTAACGCACGCTATTCGATCGGAATCGATCTGGGCACGACGCATTGCGCGCTTTCGTACGTCGACCTCGCTGCGAGCGACGGCGAGAAGATCAGCCAGGCCGTACTGCCTGTGACGCAGCTCACGGCGCCTGGTGCGCTCGAAGCGCCCGACCTGCTACCCTCGTTTCTCTATCTGCCTCACGCCAGCGAACTGACGCCGGGCGATCTGGCATTGCCATGGACCGCGGAGCGCGACTTCGCCGTCGGCGAAATGGCCCGCAGCCGCGGCGCGGGAACGCCGATCCGCCTCGTGTCGAGTGCGAAGAGCTGGCTGTGTCATCCGGGCGTGGACCGTCGCGCCGCGATCCTGCCGAGCGATGCGCCACCCGAGGTGACACGCGTTTCACCGCTCGAAGCCTCCGTTCGCTATCTGACGCATCTGCGCGAAGCGTGGAACCACGCGCATCCCGACGCATCGTTCAGCGAACAGGAAATCACCGTCACCATCCCTGCGTCTTTCGATCCGGCCGCAAGAGAATTGACAGCAGAAGCAGCGCAAGCTGCGGGCTATACGCAGATGACGCTGCTCGAGGAGCCGCAGGCCGCGCTCTATAGCTGGATCCAGAACAGCACCGGCGCGTGGCGCAGGCAGGTGAAAGTCGGCGACATCATTCTCGTCGTGGACGTGGGCGGCGGCACGACTGACCTGTCGTTGATCGCCGTCATCGAACGTGACGGGAATCTCGAGTTGCATCGCGTCGCGGTCGGCGAGCACATTCTGCTCGGCGGCGACAACATGGATCTGGCGCTTGCGCACGTCGTCGCGCGCAAACTCGCTGCCCAGGGCACGCAGGCCGACCCGTGGCAGTTGCGTGCGCTGACCTATGCATGCCGCGCAGCCAAGGAAACGCTGCTGACCGACCGCAGCACGGATGCAGTACCGCTCGTCGTGCCCAGCCGGGGATCGAAGCTGATCGGCGGCTCGATCCGCACCGAGCTGACCCGCGCCGAACTCACGCAGACGATCCTCGATGGCTTCTTCCCGCAAGTCGACGCATCGGCACGGCCGATGAGCCGCGCACGCGCGGGTCTGACGCAACTCGGCCTGCCGTATGCGCAGGATGCGGGCATCACGCGGCACCTGGCCGCATTCCTTGGCCGCCAGGTGGCGGCGCTCTCCGAACTCGAAGGCTTGCAACACCTGCAAGGCGAAGGCGCGAGCTTTCTGCATCCGACCGCGGTGCTGTTCAATGGCGGCGTCTTCAAGTCACCGCTGCTGGTCGAGCGCATTCTCGAGACGCTCAACGGCTGGCTCGCGTCCGAAGCTGCGACGCCTGCGCGCCTGCTCGAAGGCGCGGATCTCGACCTCGCGGTCGCTCGCGGTGCGGCGTATTACGGCTACGTGAAGCGCGGTAAAGGCGTGCGCATCCGTGGTGGCACGGCGCGTGCCTACTATGTGGCGGTCGAGTCGGCGATGCCAGCCGTGCCGGGTCTGGAGCCACCGGTGCAGGCTTTGTGCGTCGCGCCCTTTGGCATGGAAGAAGGCACCGACGCGGAGTTGCCCGCGCAGGAGTTCGGCCTTGTTGTCGGCGAGCCGGTGCACTTTCGTTTCTTCGGTTCATCGGTACGTCGCCAGGATCAGGTCGGCACGCTGCTCGATTACTGGTCACCCGATGAATTGCAGGAGCTGGAAGAAATCCAGGCCACGCTGCCACCCGAAGGACGAACGCCTGGCGAAGTCGTCGCGGTGAAGCTGCACGCACGGGTCACCGAAACCGGCACGCTGGAACTCGAAGCCGTGCCGCGCGAAAGCAGCGAACGCTGGAAAGTCGAGTTCGACGTGCGCGGCAGCGCCACCGCCTGA
- a CDS encoding Hsp70 family protein, producing MKQYTVGIDLGTSNTVVAYVEAGADDIRVLDVDQLVSPGEVGARPLLPSVRYHPAPGELAAGDLQLPWSETGTTDGPTDGPPAVIGRLARALGAQVPGRLVASAKSWLSHASVDRLAPILPWGASDEVRKVSPVTASASYLAHVRAAWNHRFPHARLEDQDVVLTVPASFDDGARALTLEAARLAKLPALRLLEEPQAAFYDWLFHHRATLGAELGQTRLVLVCDVGGGTTDFTLIKVHFEDGEPQLTRIGVGNHLMLGGDNMDLALARLVETRLATEQTRLSAASLSQLVERCRAAKEQLLGEAAPDSVAITLLGAGARLVGGARTAELTRQEAEQIVVDGFFPVAGPDQLPRRSRGAIVEFGLPYAADPAITRHIAAFLNRLAAQSREALGTSPGADETLPMPDTLLLNGGVFRAKVLSDRLAGALGTWRGQSLHVLHNDNPDVAVARGAVAYGLARAGHAPRIGGGSPRSYFLVVEDDAKALRGVCLLPRGTEEGHEVHLDDRVFALRLGHPVRFHLISTVADTAWQPGELADLSIGDFVRLPPIATVVERQGANGARERPVKLTTALTEVGTLEVHCIATDNPSQRWRLEFQLRREDDTGDDASATQRHPSLDKAIELIDRTFGARSTNVAPTEVKRLRSQLEQLLGPRQGWDSALLRELFGALWTRAARRRRSADHERLWLNLAGYCVRPGFGYPLDEWRVEQLWSLFDDGIQYVNEGQVWSEWWTLWRRAAGGLSEDAQLQVLDAMAYLQAASMKRQKLPFDPAKVGYADMIRLGASLERVSVDRKVEFAEQLLTRLRKSSENHQSWWAVGRIGARRPFYGSAHGVVPPDVAGQWLDAILALDWKKVEPAAFAAVQIARMTGDRSRDLPLAVREKVIRRLDQANAPPTWADMVREPVTLDNADTGRVFGESLPAGLKLIVE from the coding sequence ATGAAGCAATACACCGTCGGCATCGACCTCGGCACGAGCAACACGGTCGTCGCCTACGTCGAGGCCGGTGCCGATGACATTCGCGTCCTCGATGTCGATCAGCTGGTGAGTCCCGGCGAAGTCGGCGCACGGCCGCTGTTGCCGTCCGTGCGCTATCACCCGGCGCCCGGCGAGCTTGCCGCCGGCGACCTGCAATTGCCGTGGAGCGAGACCGGGACGACTGACGGGCCGACTGACGGGCCGCCGGCCGTGATCGGCCGCCTCGCCCGTGCGCTGGGCGCCCAGGTGCCGGGCCGGCTCGTGGCGAGCGCAAAAAGCTGGCTGTCGCATGCGTCGGTCGACCGCCTCGCGCCGATTCTGCCGTGGGGCGCCAGCGACGAGGTCCGCAAGGTCTCGCCGGTCACGGCCAGCGCCAGCTATCTGGCTCACGTGCGCGCCGCGTGGAATCATCGTTTTCCGCACGCGCGGCTCGAAGATCAGGACGTGGTGCTCACCGTGCCGGCGTCTTTCGACGACGGTGCGCGTGCGTTGACACTCGAAGCCGCGCGCCTCGCAAAGCTGCCCGCCCTGCGCCTGCTCGAAGAGCCACAGGCCGCCTTCTACGACTGGCTGTTTCATCATCGCGCCACGCTCGGTGCGGAACTGGGGCAGACGCGCCTCGTGCTGGTCTGCGATGTGGGCGGCGGCACGACGGACTTCACGCTCATCAAGGTGCACTTCGAGGACGGCGAGCCGCAGTTGACCCGCATCGGCGTCGGCAATCACCTGATGCTCGGCGGCGACAACATGGACCTCGCACTGGCGCGTCTCGTCGAGACGCGTCTTGCCACAGAACAGACGCGCCTGTCGGCGGCAAGTTTGTCCCAGCTCGTCGAAAGATGCCGCGCTGCGAAGGAGCAACTGCTTGGCGAAGCGGCGCCGGATTCCGTCGCCATCACGCTACTGGGTGCGGGGGCGAGACTCGTCGGCGGAGCGCGCACGGCGGAATTGACCCGACAGGAGGCCGAGCAGATCGTCGTCGATGGATTCTTTCCTGTGGCTGGGCCGGACCAACTGCCGCGCCGCTCGCGGGGTGCGATTGTCGAATTCGGTCTGCCCTATGCGGCCGACCCGGCCATCACCCGGCACATCGCGGCGTTTCTGAACCGGCTCGCCGCACAGTCACGCGAAGCATTGGGCACGTCGCCGGGCGCGGACGAAACACTGCCGATGCCCGACACCTTGCTGCTCAACGGCGGCGTCTTCCGTGCGAAGGTGCTGTCCGACCGTCTGGCAGGCGCGCTCGGCACATGGCGCGGGCAGTCCCTGCATGTCCTGCACAACGACAATCCCGATGTCGCTGTCGCACGTGGCGCGGTCGCTTACGGCCTTGCACGCGCGGGACACGCGCCGCGCATCGGCGGCGGTTCGCCGCGCAGTTATTTCCTCGTCGTCGAAGACGATGCGAAAGCCCTGCGAGGTGTGTGCCTGCTGCCGCGCGGAACGGAGGAAGGCCACGAGGTGCATCTCGATGATCGCGTCTTCGCGCTGCGGCTCGGGCATCCGGTGCGCTTTCACCTGATCTCGACAGTCGCCGACACGGCCTGGCAGCCAGGCGAACTCGCCGACCTCTCGATCGGCGACTTCGTACGCCTGCCGCCGATCGCAACGGTCGTAGAGCGGCAAGGCGCGAACGGGGCGCGCGAGAGACCGGTCAAGCTCACCACGGCGCTGACGGAAGTCGGGACGCTGGAGGTGCACTGCATCGCGACGGACAACCCTTCGCAGCGATGGCGGCTCGAATTCCAGTTGCGACGTGAAGACGATACCGGGGACGATGCGTCCGCCACCCAGCGTCATCCATCGCTCGACAAGGCGATCGAGTTGATCGACCGCACGTTTGGCGCCCGCTCGACGAACGTCGCGCCCACGGAAGTCAAACGCCTGCGGTCACAACTCGAGCAGCTTCTTGGGCCGCGTCAGGGTTGGGATAGCGCGCTGCTTCGCGAACTGTTCGGCGCGCTCTGGACGCGCGCGGCCCGGCGGCGCCGTTCCGCCGATCACGAACGCCTGTGGCTGAATCTGGCCGGCTATTGTGTGCGCCCGGGTTTCGGCTACCCGCTCGACGAATGGCGCGTCGAACAGCTCTGGTCGCTGTTCGACGACGGTATCCAGTATGTCAACGAGGGGCAGGTCTGGTCGGAATGGTGGACGCTATGGCGTCGCGCGGCGGGCGGCCTGAGCGAGGACGCGCAGCTTCAGGTGCTCGACGCGATGGCTTATCTGCAGGCCGCCAGCATGAAGCGCCAGAAACTGCCCTTCGATCCCGCCAAGGTGGGCTACGCAGACATGATTCGCCTTGGCGCGTCGCTTGAACGCGTATCGGTCGATCGCAAGGTCGAATTCGCGGAACAGCTGCTCACGCGGCTCAGGAAGTCTTCCGAAAATCATCAGAGCTGGTGGGCGGTGGGGCGCATCGGTGCGCGTCGCCCGTTCTACGGCAGTGCGCATGGCGTCGTGCCGCCGGACGTCGCGGGGCAATGGCTGGACGCAATCCTCGCCCTCGACTGGAAAAAGGTCGAGCCCGCCGCCTTTGCCGCCGTGCAGATCGCCCGCATGACCGGCGACCGCTCCCGGGATCTGCCGCTGGCGGTCCGTGAGAAAGTCATAAGGCGGCTCGACCAGGCGAACGCACCGCCCACCTGGGCCGACATGGTTCGCGAGCCCGTGACGCTCGACAATGCCGACACCGGGCGCGTGTTCGGTGAATCGCTTCCTGCCGGCCTGAAACTGATCGTCGAATGA
- a CDS encoding NADP-dependent glyceraldehyde-3-phosphate dehydrogenase, translated as MSTIDYESLQELFPSADEVPVEARLSSPIHQRASLVDGELRSWDGTCKTVLSPVCVRQPDGDVQQVEIGSYPVMGEVESDAALDAAVRAYDSGRGEWPTMTVTRRIACMQDFIKRMVAQRAQIVNLIMWEIGKSLADSQKEFDRTVTYMVATIDALKDLDNSNSRFVIAEGTIGLIRRTPLGVVLCMGPYNYPLNETFATLIPALLMGNTVVFKPPQYGTLLFYPLLEAFRDAFPKGVINTIYAPGAVVVPHMLASGKINVLALIGSSKVADHLKKQHPKSHRLRAILGLDAKNAAIILPDADLELTVKECLLGALSFNGQRCTALKMLLVHRSIVEPFLKRFTEELVKLKVGMPWEHGVSITPLPGMHRTAYMTEAIDDAKAKGARVVNDSGGVFCKTLFYPAVVYPVSEGMMLYREEQFGPIIPVAPFDDVESALEYVTTSDHGQQVSIFGSDPTQIGALVDPLVNQVCRVNINCQCQRGPDVFPFAGRKDSAEGTLSVTDALRAFSIRSMVAAKQTESSKALLETIATDHKSKFINTGFIL; from the coding sequence ATGTCGACCATCGACTATGAAAGCCTGCAGGAACTGTTTCCGTCCGCTGATGAGGTACCGGTAGAGGCTCGGCTGTCGTCGCCGATCCACCAGCGCGCGTCACTCGTGGACGGCGAACTCAGATCGTGGGACGGCACATGCAAAACCGTGTTGTCTCCGGTCTGCGTAAGGCAGCCTGACGGAGACGTGCAGCAGGTTGAAATTGGCAGCTACCCGGTGATGGGGGAAGTGGAAAGCGACGCGGCGCTCGACGCCGCGGTGCGCGCCTACGACTCGGGCCGCGGCGAATGGCCGACGATGACCGTGACCCGGCGCATCGCGTGCATGCAGGACTTCATCAAGCGCATGGTTGCGCAGCGCGCGCAGATCGTGAACCTGATCATGTGGGAGATCGGCAAGAGCCTCGCGGACTCTCAAAAGGAGTTCGATCGCACGGTCACTTACATGGTGGCCACGATCGATGCGCTCAAAGACCTGGACAACAGCAACTCGCGCTTTGTGATCGCCGAGGGCACCATTGGCCTGATCCGGCGCACGCCGCTAGGCGTCGTGCTGTGCATGGGGCCGTACAACTATCCGCTGAACGAGACCTTTGCGACGCTGATACCGGCGCTGCTGATGGGCAACACGGTGGTGTTCAAGCCGCCGCAATATGGCACGTTGCTGTTCTACCCGTTGCTCGAGGCGTTCCGCGACGCGTTTCCCAAAGGCGTGATCAACACGATTTACGCCCCTGGCGCAGTCGTCGTGCCGCACATGCTCGCGTCCGGGAAGATCAATGTGCTGGCGCTGATCGGCTCCAGCAAGGTGGCGGACCATCTGAAGAAGCAGCATCCGAAGTCGCATCGGCTGCGTGCAATCCTCGGCCTCGACGCAAAGAATGCCGCCATCATTCTGCCCGACGCGGACCTTGAATTGACCGTGAAGGAATGCCTGCTCGGCGCATTGTCGTTTAACGGCCAGCGCTGCACGGCACTGAAGATGCTGCTGGTGCACCGGTCGATCGTGGAGCCGTTCCTGAAGCGCTTCACTGAGGAACTGGTGAAGCTGAAGGTGGGCATGCCATGGGAACACGGCGTCAGTATCACGCCGCTGCCCGGCATGCACCGCACGGCCTACATGACTGAGGCAATCGACGATGCCAAAGCCAAAGGCGCGCGCGTGGTCAACGACTCGGGGGGCGTGTTCTGCAAGACGCTGTTCTATCCGGCGGTGGTCTATCCCGTGAGCGAGGGCATGATGCTCTACCGCGAGGAGCAGTTCGGCCCGATCATTCCGGTGGCGCCGTTCGATGATGTCGAATCCGCACTCGAGTACGTCACGACGTCCGATCACGGCCAGCAGGTCAGTATCTTCGGTTCGGACCCGACCCAGATCGGCGCGCTCGTCGATCCGCTCGTCAATCAGGTGTGCCGCGTGAACATCAACTGCCAGTGCCAACGTGGCCCGGACGTGTTTCCATTTGCGGGGCGCAAGGATTCGGCAGAGGGGACATTGTCTGTCACCGATGCACTGCGAGCCTTCTCGATCCGCTCGATGGTGGCGGCCAAACAGACGGAGAGCAGCAAGGCACTGCTGGAGACAATCGCAACCGATCACAAATCGAAATTCATCAACACGGGATTTATTCTTTAA
- a CDS encoding HAD family phosphatase, with product MTASISLVLFDMEGVLSLSDRSARVDHLSAVSGQTPDVVRHAIWESGLEARADAGLITDDEYLTALGDLLGCRITRDDWLIARRASILPNAEVLALAEKVSAKRRIAVLTNNCRLVADNIEFLSPEVAALFGPHVCVSASFGAAKPAARAYLGCLEHLGAGTAETLFIDDAEANVAGAINAGLHGYRFVSADSLSEELERRQLM from the coding sequence ATGACAGCATCGATCTCACTCGTCCTGTTCGACATGGAGGGCGTTCTCTCCCTGAGCGACCGCTCCGCGCGCGTCGATCACCTGTCGGCCGTCTCGGGCCAGACGCCCGACGTGGTGCGCCACGCGATCTGGGAATCCGGGCTGGAAGCGCGTGCCGACGCGGGCCTCATCACCGACGACGAATATCTGACAGCGCTGGGCGACCTCCTCGGCTGCCGCATCACCCGCGACGACTGGTTGATCGCTCGCCGCGCATCGATATTGCCCAACGCTGAAGTGCTTGCGCTCGCGGAAAAAGTGTCAGCGAAGCGCAGGATTGCGGTGCTTACCAACAACTGCCGTCTCGTCGCGGACAATATCGAATTTCTGAGTCCTGAGGTCGCTGCCCTCTTTGGCCCTCACGTGTGCGTTTCCGCCTCGTTCGGCGCGGCGAAACCCGCGGCACGCGCCTATCTGGGCTGTCTTGAACATCTTGGCGCTGGCACAGCCGAAACACTTTTCATCGACGACGCCGAAGCAAACGTGGCCGGGGCAATCAACGCCGGCCTTCACGGATACAGGTTCGTCAGCGCCGATTCTCTATCGGAAGAACTGGAGCGTCGACAACTGATGTAG
- a CDS encoding D-amino acid dehydrogenase, whose product MSRIALIGAGITGVTTAYALAQRGFEVTVFERHRYAAMETSFANGGQLSASNAEVWNSATTVLKGLRWMLRRDAPLLLNPLPTWHKYSWMGEFLRQIPNYRANTVETVRLAIAAREHLFSIAAREGIDFDLERRGILHIYKNRKDFEAANRVNALLREGGLDRHPVTNEEIRTLEPALQDEFHGGFFTPSDSTGDIHKFTRGLAQACVRHGVEFNYDTEIVSISPGTNGRFLIDVRRDHESLSGTFDQIVVCAGVKSREFAAMLGDHVNVYPVKGYSITVCLDDDKSRQAAPWVSLLDDSAKIVTSRLGTDRFRVAGTAEINGFNRDIRADRIAPLVQWTRRYFPEAATSRVIPWAGLRPMLPGMLPKVGQGRRRGVFYNTGHGHLGWTLSAATAASVTDSIERSVRR is encoded by the coding sequence ATGTCACGAATCGCCCTCATCGGCGCCGGGATTACCGGCGTCACGACCGCTTACGCCCTCGCGCAACGCGGCTTCGAAGTCACCGTATTCGAACGTCATCGCTACGCGGCCATGGAAACGTCGTTCGCCAACGGCGGCCAGCTATCGGCCAGTAACGCCGAAGTCTGGAACAGTGCCACGACCGTGCTTAAAGGCCTGCGCTGGATGCTCAGGCGCGACGCCCCGTTGCTGCTCAATCCTTTGCCCACGTGGCACAAATACTCGTGGATGGGTGAGTTCCTTCGACAGATTCCGAACTATCGCGCCAACACCGTCGAAACGGTGCGCCTTGCGATTGCCGCGCGCGAGCATCTGTTTTCGATCGCAGCGCGCGAGGGAATCGACTTCGATCTGGAACGTCGCGGCATTCTGCACATCTACAAGAACCGCAAGGATTTTGAAGCCGCAAACAGGGTGAATGCGCTGCTGCGCGAAGGCGGCCTGGATCGCCACCCTGTGACGAACGAAGAAATCCGCACGCTGGAACCTGCATTGCAGGACGAGTTTCATGGCGGTTTTTTCACACCGTCCGACTCGACCGGCGACATCCATAAATTCACTCGCGGGTTGGCGCAGGCGTGTGTGCGGCATGGCGTCGAATTCAACTATGACACCGAAATCGTGTCGATCAGCCCAGGCACCAACGGCAGATTCCTTATCGATGTGCGCCGCGACCACGAATCGCTCAGCGGCACGTTCGATCAGATCGTTGTATGCGCAGGTGTGAAGAGCCGCGAGTTTGCGGCGATGCTTGGGGATCACGTCAACGTCTACCCGGTGAAGGGCTATTCGATTACCGTGTGCCTCGACGACGACAAGAGCCGTCAGGCGGCGCCATGGGTCAGCCTGCTCGATGACAGCGCAAAGATCGTCACGAGCCGTCTCGGTACCGATCGTTTTCGCGTGGCAGGCACGGCGGAAATCAACGGCTTCAACCGCGATATCCGTGCGGATCGCATCGCGCCGCTCGTCCAGTGGACCCGCCGCTACTTTCCCGAAGCGGCGACATCGCGCGTGATTCCGTGGGCAGGCTTGCGCCCAATGTTGCCAGGCATGTTGCCCAAAGTGGGCCAGGGTCGTCGACGCGGCGTGTTCTACAACACCGGACACGGGCATCTTGGGTGGACGTTATCAGCTGCAACGGCTGCGTCGGTGACTGATTCGATCGAGCGCTCGGTGAGGAGGTAA